One Brassica napus cultivar Da-Ae chromosome C2, Da-Ae, whole genome shotgun sequence DNA window includes the following coding sequences:
- the LOC106360591 gene encoding heavy metal-associated isoprenylated plant protein 6 isoform X2, whose translation MGEKKEETVTKPEGDKKPVDGGNNTVVVMKLDMHCEGCGKKIKRILKKHKGVEDVNIDYKADKLTVVGNVDPSAVRDKVAERMKRKVEIVSTVAPKKEAPPPSGGEKKVVEEKPAEKKPADEKPAGEKKVEMKKDEGEKKAPSPPAPPKESTVVLKTKLHCEGCEHKIKRIVNKIKGVKSVAIDSTKDLVIVKGIIDVKQLTPYLNEKLKRTVEVVPPKKEEGATVAAAAAPAGGEKKDKGVGEKKETKDVGEKKDGGGEKKKEVASAGGGDGGATLDVKKSEYSGYGYQPQPMYYNPPGQVYGQQHYMMQGQSSQSYVQEPYVNQGYVHESYMNQGYGQGYGQQAPPPPYMNHQGYADPYAHMRAPEMFSDENPNGCSVM comes from the exons ATGGGTGAG AAAAAGGAAGAAACCGTGACGAAACCTGAAGGAGACAAGAAGCCAGTCGATGGTGGTAATAACACCGTCGTGGTTATGAAGCTTGATATGCATTGTGAAGGTTGTGGCAAGAAAATCAAACGAATCTTGAAAAAACACAAAG GCGTAGAAGATGTGAATATTGATTATAAGGCTGACAAGTTGACGGTGGTCGGAAACGTAGATCCCTCGGCGGTTCGTGATAAAGTAGCCGAGAGAATGAAGAGAAAGGTTGAAATCGTCTCTACCGTGGCGCCTAAGAAAGAGGCTCCTCCTCCTTCAGGCGGTGAAAAgaaggtggtggaggagaaaCCAGCTGAAAAGAAGCCGGCCGATGAGAAACCCGCCGGTGAGAAAAAAGTTGAGATGAAGAAAGACGAAGGAGAGAAGAAAGCTCCTTCTCCTCCTGCTCCACCAAAAGAG AGTACGGTGGTTCTGAAAACGAAACTACATTGCGAAGGTTGCGAGCACAAAATCAAGAGAATAGTCAACAAAATTAAGG GGGTTAAATCAGTGGCCATTGATAGCACCAAGGACTTGGTGATAGTGAAGGGGATCATTGACGTTAAACAACTCACTCCTTATCTCAACGAGAAGCTTAAACGCACCGTCGAAGTTGTTCCGCCCAAAAAAGAGGAGGGAGCCACCGTGGCAGCTGCGGCGGCTCCAGCTGGCGGGGAGAAGAAGGACAAAGGTGTTGGTGAAAAGAAAGAGACTAAAGATGTTGGAGAAAAGAAGGACGGTGGTggtgaaaagaagaaagaagttgCCTCAGCCGGAGGAGGTGACGGTGGTGCTACGTTGGATGTGAAGAAATCGGAGTATAGCGGTTATGGGTATCAACCTCAGCCCATGTATTACAACCCACCAGGACAAGTGTACGGTCAACAACACTACATGATGCAAGGTCAATCATCTCAATCTTATGTTCAAGAACCGTACGTGAACCAAGGATACGTACATGAATCGTATATGAATCAAGGATACGGCCAAGGGTATGGACAACaagcaccaccaccaccgtatATGAACCACCAAGGGTATGCAGATCCTTATGCTCATATGCGTGCTCCTGAAATGTTTAGCGATGAGAATCCAAACGGGTGTTCTGTTATGTAA
- the LOC106360591 gene encoding heavy metal-associated isoprenylated plant protein 6 isoform X1 has product MGEQKKEETVTKPEGDKKPVDGGNNTVVVMKLDMHCEGCGKKIKRILKKHKGVEDVNIDYKADKLTVVGNVDPSAVRDKVAERMKRKVEIVSTVAPKKEAPPPSGGEKKVVEEKPAEKKPADEKPAGEKKVEMKKDEGEKKAPSPPAPPKESTVVLKTKLHCEGCEHKIKRIVNKIKGVKSVAIDSTKDLVIVKGIIDVKQLTPYLNEKLKRTVEVVPPKKEEGATVAAAAAPAGGEKKDKGVGEKKETKDVGEKKDGGGEKKKEVASAGGGDGGATLDVKKSEYSGYGYQPQPMYYNPPGQVYGQQHYMMQGQSSQSYVQEPYVNQGYVHESYMNQGYGQGYGQQAPPPPYMNHQGYADPYAHMRAPEMFSDENPNGCSVM; this is encoded by the exons ATGGGTGAG CAGAAAAAGGAAGAAACCGTGACGAAACCTGAAGGAGACAAGAAGCCAGTCGATGGTGGTAATAACACCGTCGTGGTTATGAAGCTTGATATGCATTGTGAAGGTTGTGGCAAGAAAATCAAACGAATCTTGAAAAAACACAAAG GCGTAGAAGATGTGAATATTGATTATAAGGCTGACAAGTTGACGGTGGTCGGAAACGTAGATCCCTCGGCGGTTCGTGATAAAGTAGCCGAGAGAATGAAGAGAAAGGTTGAAATCGTCTCTACCGTGGCGCCTAAGAAAGAGGCTCCTCCTCCTTCAGGCGGTGAAAAgaaggtggtggaggagaaaCCAGCTGAAAAGAAGCCGGCCGATGAGAAACCCGCCGGTGAGAAAAAAGTTGAGATGAAGAAAGACGAAGGAGAGAAGAAAGCTCCTTCTCCTCCTGCTCCACCAAAAGAG AGTACGGTGGTTCTGAAAACGAAACTACATTGCGAAGGTTGCGAGCACAAAATCAAGAGAATAGTCAACAAAATTAAGG GGGTTAAATCAGTGGCCATTGATAGCACCAAGGACTTGGTGATAGTGAAGGGGATCATTGACGTTAAACAACTCACTCCTTATCTCAACGAGAAGCTTAAACGCACCGTCGAAGTTGTTCCGCCCAAAAAAGAGGAGGGAGCCACCGTGGCAGCTGCGGCGGCTCCAGCTGGCGGGGAGAAGAAGGACAAAGGTGTTGGTGAAAAGAAAGAGACTAAAGATGTTGGAGAAAAGAAGGACGGTGGTggtgaaaagaagaaagaagttgCCTCAGCCGGAGGAGGTGACGGTGGTGCTACGTTGGATGTGAAGAAATCGGAGTATAGCGGTTATGGGTATCAACCTCAGCCCATGTATTACAACCCACCAGGACAAGTGTACGGTCAACAACACTACATGATGCAAGGTCAATCATCTCAATCTTATGTTCAAGAACCGTACGTGAACCAAGGATACGTACATGAATCGTATATGAATCAAGGATACGGCCAAGGGTATGGACAACaagcaccaccaccaccgtatATGAACCACCAAGGGTATGCAGATCCTTATGCTCATATGCGTGCTCCTGAAATGTTTAGCGATGAGAATCCAAACGGGTGTTCTGTTATGTAA
- the LOC106423981 gene encoding glutathione S-transferase T3-like: MANGKNFSNLLFSQIPVDLDSPEPFWFGSQGPDDSPFMSAPDVPAKSPVSSSPDVRAKSGVNPNASCPERRKWTPRDDKILIGAWLNTSKDPVMSNEQKSTSFWKRIVEYYNASPLLAGTVPREITSCKQRWSRINGDVSKFCGCYDAALREQRSGQNDDDVMKTALDIFFNTVGYKFAMDHCWRELRYDQKWCSHYPAKDAGKEKRKQAVEVDTEVAEGVDPEVRPRGVKAAKASTKKKKSGREEELSRLHGVLEIKEKLSKQKLLDRLLAKKEPLSDMENSSHVGRSHGSLSDGVGITGDGVGFTGDGVGITGVVV; this comes from the exons ATGGCTAATGGAAAAAATTTTAGTAATCTTCTCTTTAGTCAAATTCCAGTTGACCTTGATTCACCTGAACCTTTTTGGTTCGGTAGTCAAGGTCCTGATGACTCTCCTTTCATGAGTGCTCCCGACGTTCCTGCTAAGTCTCCTGTGAGCTCTTCTCCGGACGTTCGGGCAAAGTCTGGTGTGAATCCAAATGCCTCATGTCCTGAGAGGAGAAAATGGACTCCCAGAGATGATAAAATCCTTATTGGTGCTTGGCTAAACACCAGTAAGGACCCTGTGATGAGCAACGAGCAGAAGTCCACTTCTTTCTGGAAGCGTATAGTAGAGTACTACAACGCAAGTCCTCTCCTCGCTGGGACAGTACCGAGAGAGATCACCTCTTGCAAGCAGAGGTGGTCTAGGATTAACGGCGATGTATCCAAGTTCTGTGGCTGCTACGATGCGGCTCTGAGGGAGCAGAGAAGTGGGCAAAACgatgatgatgtgatgaaaaCCGCCTTGGACATTTTCTTCAACACGGTCGGCTACAAGTTCGCCATGGATCACTGCTGGAGGGAGCTGAGATACGACCAGAAATGGTGCTCCCACTATCCTGCTAAGGACGCTGGAAAGGAGAAGCGCAAACAAGCTGTGGAGGTGGATACAGAAGTGGCCGAAGGTGTCGATCCAGAAGTTAGACCTCGCGGGGTTAAAGCGGCCAAAGCTAgtaccaagaagaagaagagtggcaGGGAGGAGGAGTTGTCGAGGCTACATGGGGTTTTAGAAATTAAAGAGAAACTGTCTAAACAAAAGCTTCTTGATCGTTTACTAGCTAAGAAAGAACCTCTCTCAGATATGGAAAACA GTTCGCATGTGGGAAGGAGTCACGGGTCTTTATCTGATGGAGTAGGAATCACGGGTGATGGAGTAGGATTCACGGGTGATGGAGTAGGAATCACGGGTGTAGTTGTATGA
- the LOC106440271 gene encoding uncharacterized protein LOC106440271, whose product MINILGLLKMSTSSSDGLDERIDELVDEIVEDYYNDIVEDQPDDEANRAYIERDREGGDDQLWNDYFSEDPTYSAQIFRRRFRMNKNLFLRIVRALKQNFIFFQQRKDATGRWGLSSLQKCTAAIRLLAYGTAADSVDEYLRLADTTAHSCLHHFTDAVIHLFGNEYLRRPTKEDLQRLLYIGEQRGFPGMVGSIDCMHWEWKNCPTAWKGQYTRGSGKPTIVLEAVASQDLWIWHAFFGLPGTLNDINVLDRSPVFDDILEGRAPRVRYMVNGHMYKLAYYLTDGIYPKWSTFIQSITLPQCPKQASFAKWQEAARKDVERAFGVLQARFAIVKNPVRTLDREKIGKIMRAYFQEGESSRTSEVLNEIPTLFNDTFPDRNDLRDRQTHDRLKNDLIENIWNKFGNQD is encoded by the exons ATGATTAACATATTAGGACTTCTTAAAATGTCAACATCTTCATCCGATGGTCTAGACGAAAGAATAGACGAACTTGTTGATGAAATAGTTGAAGATTACTACAACGACATAGTGGAGGACCAACCCGATGATGAGGCGAACCGTGCTTATATTGAACGAGACCGTGAAGGAGGAGATGATCAGTTATGGAATGACTACTTCAGTGAAGACCCGACATACTCGGCACAAATATTTAGAAGACGTTTCCGCATGAACAAGAATTTATTCCTGCGTATTGTCAGAGCCCTCAAGCAGAACTTTATATTCTTTCAGCAGAGAAAAGATGCAACCGGTAGGTGGGGTCTATCatcacttcaaaagtgtacggcGGCTATTCGTCTGCTTGCTTATGGTACAGCGGCTGACTCggttgacgaatatctccgacttgcgGACACTACAGCACACTCTTGTTTACATCATTTCACTGACGCAGTTATACACTTATTTGGTAATGAGTATCTACGACGACCCACAAAggaggatcttcaacgactactctATATTGGAGAGCAACGCGGTTTTCCAGGGATGGTCGGGAGCattgactgtatgcattgggagtggaaaaactgcccaaccgcttggaaaggacaatACACACGTGGATCCGGAAAACCGACGATTGTTTTAGAGGCtgtagcttcacaagatctttggatatggcacgctttCTTCGGTcttccaggtaccttaaacgatattaatgtcCTCGATCGGTCTCCGGTTTTTGACGATATCTTAGAAGGTCGAGCTCCGAGGGTAAGGTACATGGTCAACGGACACATGTATAAGTTGGCATACTATCTCACGGACGGTATATATCCAAagtggtcaacatttatccaatctatcacaCTCCCTCAATGTCCCAAACAAGCGTCATTTGCTAAATGGCAAGAAGCagcccgaaaagatgtcgagcgggcatttggagtattgcaagctcGGTTTGCGATAGTGAAAAACCCGGTTCGTACATTGGACAGAGAGAAGatagggaagattatgagagcat attttcaAGAAGGAGAATCTTCGAGAACCTCGGAGGTCCTAAACGAAATTCCTACATTGttcaatgatacatttcccgACCGCAATGATCTTCGTGATAGGCAAACTCATGATCGATTGAAGAATGATTTGATCGAAAACATTTGGAATAAATTTGGTAATCAAGATTAA
- the LOC106423939 gene encoding thylakoid lumenal 15.0 kDa protein 2, chloroplastic, whose protein sequence is MAILFTPPQCSRTFSSPVFNNHVAGETTLSPHSLKLKTSSAENWCSRFRSKSLSLAFSGALALGLSLSGVGIAEAAKVGVNKPELLPKEFTSVIDVAGFLSDGQEKRIAEEISDLEKDTGFKLRVLAQNYPVTPGLAIKDYWQVDDSTIVFVADPTFGNILNFNVGASVDLDIPRSFWSRLAGKYGNMFYWKEKGEDASIEAAVMAISSCLREPVGANNCAEVY, encoded by the exons aTGGCTATTCTCTTTACACCTCCACAATGCAGTAGAACCTTCTCTTCTCCTGTATTCAACAACCACGTCGCCGGAGAAACCACTCTCTCTCCTCACTCCTTAAAGCTGAAAACTTCCTCCGCCGAGAACTGGTGTTCCCGTTTCCGGTCAAAATCTCTCAGCTTGGCGTTCTCCGGAGCTCTAGCTCTCGGTTTATCTCTATCCG GCGTTGGAATTGCAGAAGCAGCTAAAGTGGGAGTTAACAAACCAGAACTGCTCCCAAAAGAGTTCACTTCTGTCATAGACGTTGCTGGTTTCCTCTCTGATGGCCAG GAGAAGAGAATCGCTGAAGAAATCTCTGATCTTGAGAAAGACACAGGGTTTAAGCTAAGAGTCTTGGCTCAAAACTATCCTGTTACACCCG GACTAGCTATCAAGGATTACTGGCAAGTTGATGATAGCACTATCGTGTTTGTCGCTGATCCCACTTTTG GGaacatattgaattttaatGTTGGGGCTAGTGTTGATTTGGACATACCTCGTAGCTTCTGGAGTCGTTTAGCTGGGAAATACGGCAACATGTTTTACTGGAAAGAGAAG GGTGAAGATGCATCCATTGAAGCTGCAGTGATGGCAATATCAAGTTGCTTAAGGGAACCAGTTGGTGCAAATAACTGTGCAGAGGTTTACTGA
- the LOC106423962 gene encoding lectin-like protein: MQVRKLWFLALFLAHTASAVNLSLETSNIAFLGDAELGPASDGVSRSGALSMTRDENPLSHGQGLWATPVPFKPSSNTSSSTLPYPFETSFVFSITPRTEPAPGHGLAFIVVPALDNSGAGPAGYLGILNKTNNGDPENHVFAVEFDVYKDKQLGDMNDNHVGVDVNSLTSVVAKRAGYWVQIVIGRTKMWRFKEVELSNGERYKAWIEYRDSNVSVTLAPEAVTKPKKPLIVARLDLSEVFLENMYAGFAGAMGREAERHDIWSWNFQNSA, translated from the coding sequence ATGCAAGTTCGAAAACTCTGGTTTCTTGCTCTCTTCTTGGCTCACACCGCTTCAGCCGTCAATCTCAGCCTCGAAACCTCAAACATAGCCTTCCTTGGAGACGCAGAGCTCGGTCCTGCTTCAGATGGCGTGAGTCGCTCGGGAGCTCTCTCCATGACCCGAGACGAAAACCCTCTCTCCCACGGCCAAGGCCTTTGGGCCACTCCAGTCCCTTTCAAGCCTTCTTCAAACACATCTTCTTCTACGCTTCCTTACCCATTCGAGACTTCTTTCGTTTTCTCCATCACTCCTCGCACCGAACCAGCTCCAGGCCATGGCCTCGCCTTCATCGTGGTCCCAGCTCTCGACAACAGCGGCGCAGGACCCGCGGGCTACCTCGGAATCCTCAACAAAACAAACAACGGCGACCCTGAAAACCATGTTTTCGCTGTCGAGTTCGATGTTTATAAGGACAAGCAACTTGGAGACATGAATGATAACCACGTCGGTGTAGATGTGAACTCTCTTACTTCTGTTGTGGCCAAGAGAGCTGGTTATTGGGTTCAGATAGTGATAGGGCGAACGAAAATGTGGAGGTTCAAGGAGGTGGAGCTGAGCAATGGAGAGAGGTACAaggcttggattgagtatagagACTCTAATGTTTCAGTTACTCTCGCGCCAGAAGCTGTCACGAAACCCAAGAAGCCTTTGATCGTTGCGCGTTTAGATCTCTCTGAGGTTTTTCTCGAGAACATGTACGCTGGTTTTGCCGGTGCCATGGGCCGTGAAGCTGAGCGTCACGATATTTGGAGCTGGAACTTCCAGAACAGCGCCTAG
- the LOC106423963 gene encoding membrane magnesium transporter, which produces MNLGFVIGVIGVLILSHAAYSTIQYRGLLKITEEEFTGPPLNVVLELIVGLALCMWAALTFPGKFLSIHPDSDENRAVSLPDNSDFMIFNHRGRLFPPEITMKF; this is translated from the exons ATGAATCTAGGCTTCGTAATTGGAGTAATCGGCGTCCTGATTCTCTCCCACGCCGCTTATTCAACAATCCAAT ATAGAGGATTGTTGAAGATCACGGAGGAAGAGTTCACCGGACCTCCCTTGAAT GTTGTTCTGGAGTTGATCGTGGGACTAGCTCTTTGTATGTGGGCTGCTTTGACTTTCCCTGGGAAGTTCCTCTCCATTCACCCTGACTCTGATGAAAACAG GGCGGTTTCTTTACCAGATAACTCTGATTTCATGATATTCAATCACCGTGGCCGCCTCTTCCCACCAGAGATCACCatgaagttttga
- the BNAANNG23310D gene encoding OVARIAN TUMOR DOMAIN-containing deubiquitinating enzyme 10 — translation MVSHEENVSIVEWFLGPPSYTYPPYGVELIHEEDQSLHHHHQSGEYYREYEDHHSSSDVDNDEIIARTLQDDFLQLQIAENNGNYSNHHQHQQEEDYTHNYSSNNNEYGWNDQPTTRDYSSEWLGNDNDQDGSPNIYSCSSPSDTEEYVYSWESDQCDTDGEFGRRLNQMVPIPYVPKTNGEIPPEEEAVSDHDRLRNRLEMFDFAEVRVPGDGNCQFRALADQLYKTADRHKHVRKQIVKQLKASPDSYEGYVPMEFSDYLKKMSRSGEWGDHVTLQAAADAYRVKIVVLTSFKNTCYIEIIPTSQESKGVIFLSFWAEVHYNSIYLNKDTYATELQRKRKWWRFGN, via the exons ATGGTGTCACATGAAGAGAACGTAAGTATTGTGGAATGGTTTCTTGGTCCGCCTTCATACACGTATCCTCCTTATGGCGTTGAGTTGATTCACGAGGAAGACCAatctcttcatcatcatcatcagagcgGTGAGTATTACAGAGAGTATGAAGATCATCATAGTAGCAGTGATGTAGATAACGATGAGATCATTGCAAGAACACTCCAAGACGATTTTTTGCAGCTTCAAATTGCAGAAAATAATGGCAATTATTCAAATCATCATCAGCACCAACAAGAAGAAGATTATACTCACAATTATAGCAGTAATAATAACGAGTATGGTTGGAACGATCAACCTACTACTAGGGATTACTCTTCAG AGTGGTTAGGGAATGATAATGATCAAGATGGTTCGCctaatatatattcatgttcAAGTCCGAGTGACACGGAGGAGTATGTGTACTCGTGGGAATCAGATCAGTGTGATACTGATGGTGAATTTGGGAGGAGATTGAATCAGATGGTCCCTATTCCT TATGTACCGAAAACAAATGGAGAGATACCACCTGAAGAAGAAGCGGTTTCAGATCATGATAGACTTCGGAATAG GTTAGAGATGTTCGACTTCGCAGAGGTCAGAGTTCCAGGAGATGGTAACTGCCAG TTCCGTGCTTTAGCTGATCAACTTTACAAAACAGCAGATCGTCATAAACACGTTAGAAAACAAATTGTAAAGCAG CTTAAAGCTAGTCCAGATTCTTATGAAGGATACGTGCCTATGGAGTTCTCTGACTATCTCAAGAAAATGTCTCG GAGCGGCGAGTGGGGTGATCATGTTACATTACAAGCAGCTGCAGATGCA TATCGGGTGAAAATAGTTGTGCTAACGTCATTCAAGAATACATGTTATATTGAAATTATTCCCACCTCTCAAGAATCCAAAGGGG TAATCTTCTTGAGCTTCTGGGCAGAGGTTCACTACAACTCCATCTACTTAAACAAAG ATACATATGCAACCGAGTTACAGAGGAAGAGAAAATGGTGGCGTTTTGGAAACTAA